From Pseudoalteromonas piratica:
CATCATTCCCGCCGCAAGGTCGATTTGATGCAGGTGATACGCGTTATACTTATAATGCTAACAACCAACTACAGGCTGGTTTCTCTACAAATGGTAATGGTACCATTGGTCCGGATGGTTTTAACCGTTCAAACTACCGTACGATTGCAATTCCTACAGAGCGTTTCCTTTTCGCATCTAAAGGTCATTATGAGTTAAGTGACCAACATAAGTTCTTCTTTGAAGGTACCTATGCAGCGACTGAGTCAGACACTGAGCTTGAGCCATTCCCATTTGCATCTGATGATATTTATGCAAACGGTCGTGTACCAGTTGAATTTATGGTGAATGACCAGTTATTACGTTCAGCTTATATTCCTGATGAAATCTATAATTCTGCTACTGATACCGATGGCGATGGCATGAAAGATATTTTCTTCGCTAAACGTCTACTTGATATTGGTAACCGTGGTTATGTTGCTGAGCGTGATACATTCCGTTTTACGCTTGGTATGGAAGGCGAAATCTTTAATGATTGGTTCTACGATTTCCATTACACCTACGGTAAAACAAAAGATAACCAAGTTTCAGGTGGTTTAGTTAATGTACAAAACTTCCGCTATGCACTTGAATCTGTAATGGACTCTCAAGACATTGATGGTGATGGTATTACAGATGAAGCAATTTGTTTAGATGCAACAGCTCGCTCATTTAACTGTGCACCAATCAATATTTATGGCTTTAACTCAATCGATGCAGCGGCTGGCGCATATGTAAGTGCTCCAAGCATGCGTTCAGCATCAATTACCCAAAAAATTGTTGGCGGTAACGTTTCTGGTGAATTATTTGAATTACCAGCTGGTTATGTTGCGATGGCAGCCGGTTTTGAATACCGTGAAGAAGAGTCTTCAGCACAGTTTGATGCATTGCAACAGGCAGGCCTAAACGCGGGTAATGCTATTCCTGCAACTTTTGGTGAATTTGATGTATTGGAATTCTACGCTGAATTTGAAGTGCCAATTCTTGAATCATTAAATTTCAAAGGTGCTGTACGTAGTTCTGATTATTCTACTGTAGGTGGAACAATGAGCTGGAATGCTGGTTTCAACTGGCAGCCAATTGATAGCTTACGTTTCCGTGTAATTCAAGCACAATCAACGCGTGCACCTAACATTAATGAGTTATTCTCACCACCATCGCAAGACTTCCCATCTGGACTGATTGATCCTTGTGTTGGCGTAACAGCAGGTCAAAGTGATGCGCTAGGTCAAAATTGTTTAGCAAATCCTGGCGTTGCAGCAAACGTTGCAGCAAATGGTTCATTTACACTTAACCAGTCGGATATTCAAGGTGTGAGCGGCTTTAACCGTGGTAACCCTGAACTGAAAGAAGAAGTAGGTACTTCAACAACTGTAGGTATGGTGTTTACACCTGAGTTTGTTGAAGGGTTAGATATCACATTAGATTACTTCGATATTGAAATTGAAGATGCTATCGTATCTACACCTCGTCAGTTTATGCTTGACCAATGCTATGCATCAGGTAATCAAGAGTTCTGTGAATTTATTACTCGTCGTCCAACTGCTGCTGGTAATAACAGTGCAGGTTCTCTAGAGTTTATTGATACTGCTGTTTCTAACTCAGGTGGTCGTGGTACGGAAGGTGTAGATTTAACTTTAATCTATTCTGAAGAACTTGGTCCGGGTCAATTCCGTTCACGTTTAGCATATACATATTTGTTAGATGGTTGGGATATTCCTCTACCTGGTGCTGATAAAGATGAGTGGGCTGGAGAAGTTGGTGCATCAGAACATAAAGCATCACTAAATCTTGGCTACAATGTGAATGACTTTGATTTCACTTGGCGTATGACTTACATCGGCTCTGCTAGCTTAGATGACCAATGGTTAGCTGGTTTTGGTTTTGAAAAAGAGTCAGTGGGTATTGGTGCTGAGGTTTATCATGACCTACAAGCTTCTTACTATATTACTGAAAGTGTAGAAGTGTTTGGCGGTATCAATAATGCGTTTGATAATGAGCCTCCAGCAATCCTTACTGGTGTTGATGGAAGTGATACTGGTACTGAAACTGATGCCGGTACTTATGACCCAATTGGTCGTACATTCTACTTAGGTTTCCGTGCTAAGTTCTAATCAGTTTGAAATCTGATTTATCCTAAAAGGCTAACTCTCAGAGTTAGCCTTTTTCATTTTTATCTTGCGACACGAATACCTTGCGACTTATCACAAACTAGCTACTACCAATAAAAAGAGCTGGTATAAATAAAGCGTTTAGTAGTACTTATTTACAATTTAGGTGCAAATTAATAACTCTAATTGATGGAAACATATTATGAAAAAGATAATTTCAGTATCATTTCTTTTCTTTGTATTAGCAGGATGCAATTCAACAACAAACTATCAAGCAACAAAAGAAAAGTCAGATGTAGGTGAGAGCAACGCGCAGGTCACTCAAGTTAATTCTGAAGTTAGTAAAGGTGGTGCTATATGCAGACAGGAAAAAACAATAGGTTCAAATGTTAGACGTACTGTTTGTAGAACTAAAGCTCAAATAGAAGAAGAAAAGAAAGAAGCTGAACTTGCTCAAAGAGATATGCGTAGGCAGGTTGGAGGAGATATAAACTCCTCATTAAAGCGTGGTGCAGGAAATTAATGAATAGTTATTGTGACTAATTCACAGTTTGAAATAGTTTCGCCACTTATCCCCGAAACTATTCGTATTATCACTTTAAGCTAGAGACATAGGCGTCTAATAAGTAACATCTACTCATCGCCAATGGTATTTAGCATTGCGATTTTCTTTGGACCAAATGGGGGACTTATCCACCCCCCATTTTATTCCCTTCATTAATACTCTTGAGTATTAAGATTTCAGACTTCAGAATGTCTGCTAAACCCTAAACCCTAAACCCTAAACCCTAAACCCTAAACCCTAAACCCTAAACCCTAAACCCTAAACCCTAAACCCTAAACCCTAAACCCTAAACCCTAAACCCTAAACCCTAAACCCTAAACCCTAAACCCTAAACCCTAAACCCTAAACCCTAAACCCTAAACCCTAAACCCTAAACCCCCTAAACCCTAAACCCTAAACCCTAAACCCTGAACCCTGTCCGTATAAAAAAGTGTTGCATTTATCACCAGTATCACTATAATACGCAAACTTTCGAAATTGTAAGTTCACTTACATGTTTTGAAAGACTATAGAGGCTTGGATTTCAAGCCCATGAACAGGAACTCCGATTTGGAGTTCAAAGGTAAGATATAAGAAGATTGTCGCTTTCCAATTTTTTGGTTAAGTTGACGGTTTTTTTATGCTCTTTTTAAAATGCTCTTTTTATTGAGGTTTAATTAGAATGTCAAATCAACGCATTCGTATTCGCCTAAAAGCTTTTGACCACCGTTTGATTGACCAATCAACGTTGGAAATCGTGGAAACTGCTAAGCGCACTGGTGCTCAGGTTCGTGGTCCTATCCCACTACCTACACGCAAAGAGCGTTTCACTGTACTTGTTTCTCCGCACGTTAACAAAGACGCGCGTGATCAGTACGAAATCCGCACCCACAAACGTCTGATCGACATCGTAGAACCAACTGACAAGACTGTAGACGCACTTATGCGTTTAGACCTTGCTGCTGGTGTTGATGTTCAAATCAGCCTGGGTTAATCGGAAGATTAGAGAGGTTTTAGGAAAATGGCATTAGGTCTAGTCGGTCGTAAAGTGGGCATGACTCGTATCTTCACTGAAGATGGCGTTTCAATCCCAGTAACCGTTATCGAAGCGACGCCAAACCGTGTAACTCAGGTTAAATCTGAAGCTACTGACGGTTATAACGCGCTTCAAGTGACTGCAGGCGAGAAAAAAGCTAGCCGTGTAAACAAACCAGAAGCGGGTCACTTCGCTAAAGCTGGTGTTGAGGCTGGTCGTGGTCTGTGGGAATTCCGTCTATCTGGCGACGAAGGTGACTTCGAAGTTGGTAACGAAATTACTGTTGAAGTATTCAACGACGTTAAGAAAGTTGACGTAACTGGTACTTCTAAAGGTAAAGGCTTCCAAGGTGGTGTTAAGCGCTGGAACTTCAGCATGCAAGACGCTACTCACGGTAACTCATTATCTCACCGTGCTCCGGGTTCAATTGGTCAAAACCAATCACCTGGTAAAGTATTTAAAGGTAAGAAAATGGCCGGTCACATGGGTGCTGAGCGTGTAACGACTCAAAACCTAGAAGTTGTTCGTGTTGACGCTGAACGTGGTCTATTACTTGTTAAAGGTGCAGTACCTGGCGCAGTAAATGGCGACGTAATCGTTAAACCAGCTGTTAAAGCTTAAGTCCTGGAGATTTAGTGATGGAATTAACGTTAAAAGACGCATCAGGCGCTCTTGAGGTTTCCGAAGCTACTTTTGGTCGTGAGTTTAACGAAGCATTAGTACACCAAGTAGTTGTTGCTTACGCAGCAGGTGCTCGTCAAGGTACTAAAGCTCAGAAGACACGTTCTGAAGTAAGTGGCGGCGGTAAGAAACCATTTCGTCAAAAAGGTACTGGCCGTGCACGTGCTGGTACAATCCGCAGCCCAATCTGGCGCAGCGGTGGTGTGAGCTTTGCAGCTAAGCCGCAAGATCACAGCCAAAAAGTTAACCGTAAGATGTATCGCGGTGCGATTCAAAGCATCCTATCTGAACTAGTTCGTCAAGAGCGTTTAGTAGTTGTTGAAAACTTTGGTCTTGAAGCACCAAAGACTAAAGAACTAGTAAGCAAGCTTAAAGAGCTAGAGCTTAAAGATGTTCTAATCGTAACTGAAGAAGTTGATGAGAACCTATTCTTATCTGCACGTAACCTATACAAAGTAGACGTACGTGACGTTGCGGGCATTGACCCAGTAAGCTTAATTGCTTTCGATAAGGTTCTTATTACAGCTGCTGCTGTTAAGCAACTTGAGGAGGCATTAGCATGATCTCTGAAGAACGTTTATTAAAAGTTCTACGTGCTCCGCACATTTCTGAGAAAAGTACTATCAATGCTGAAGCTAACAACACTATCGTGTTCAAAGTAGCTAAAGACGCAACTAAAGCTGAAATTAAAGCAGCTGTAGAAAAACTTTTCGAAGTTGAAGTAACGGGTGTTCGTTCGCTTGTTGTTAAGGGTAAGAAAAAGCGCACTGGTATGCGTTTTGGTCAGCGTTCTGATTGGAAGAAAGCTTACGTTACTCTTAAAGAAGGCAGCGAATTAGACTTTGTCGGCGGCGCCGAGTAATTTAAGGAGTTAGCATTATGGCACTTCAAAAGTGTAAACCAACTTCTGCGGGTCGTCGTCACGTCGTTAAAGTGGTTAACCCTGATCTACACAAGGGTAAGCCATACGCTCCGCTACTAGAGAAAAACTCTAAATCAGGTGGTCGTAACAACAACGGTCGTATCACGGTTCGTCACATTGGTGGTGGTCATAAGCATCATTACCGTGTAATCGATTTCAAACGCACTAAAGACGGTATTCCGGCTAAAGTTGAGCGTTTAGAATACGATCCAAACCGTAGCGCAAACATCGCTCTTGTATTATATGCAGACGGTGAGCGTCGTTACATCATCGCACCTAAAGGCCTTAAAGCTGGTGATTCTATTCAGTCTGGTGTTGATGCACCAATCAAGACTGGTAACACATTACCAATGCGTAACATGCCTGTAGGTTCTACTGTTCACAACGTTGAGCTTAAGCCTGGTAAAGGTGCTCAAATCGCTCGTTCAGCGGGTGCATACGTTCAGATCCTTGCTCGTGAAGGTCAGTACGTAACACTTCGTCTACGTTCAGGCGAGATGCGTAAAGTTGAAGCGGATTGTCGCGCAACTTTAGGTGAAGTAGGTAACGCAGAACACATGCTTCGTTCACTAGGTAAAGCTGGTGCTAACCGTTGGCGTGGTGTTCGTCCTACAGTTCGTGGTGTTGCCATGAACCCAGTAGACCACCCACACGGTGGTGGTGAAGGTCGTACTTCTGGTGGTCGTCATCCTGTGTCTCCATGGGGTAAGCCTACCAAAGGTGCTAAGACACGTAAGAACAAGCGTACTGATAAATTTATCGTACGTCGTCGTACTAAGTAATAGTTGAGGAATTGCCATGCCACGTTCTCTCAAGAAGGGTCCATTCATTGACCTACACTTGCTGAAGAAGGTAGAGAAGGCGTTGGAAAGCGGTGACAAGAAGCCTATCAAGACTTGGAGCCGTCGTTCAATGATCATCCCTAATATGATCGGATTGACCATCGCTGTCCATAATGGTCGTCAGCACGTCCCTGTATTTGTTTCGGACGAAATGATCGGTCACAAACTAGGTGAATTTGCACCTACACGTACTTATCGCGGCCATGCTGCTGATAAGAAAGCTAAAAAGCGTTAATAGGGGAATATGATGGAAGCATTAGCTAAACACAAATTCGCCTCTGGTTCAGCGCAAAAAGCACGTTTAGTTGCAGATCAAGTCCGTGGACTACCTGTTGATCGCGCGCTAGAAATACTGGCGTACAGCCCTAAATCAGCGGCTGTTTTAGTTAAGAAAGTACTAGAGTCTGCTATTGCGAATGCAGAGCATAACGAAGGTGCTGACATTGATGAGCTTAAAGTGGCGAAAGTTTTTGTAGACGAAGGTCCTACAATGAAACGTATTCGTCCACGTGCTAAAGGTCGTGCAGATCGCATCCTTAAGCGTACTAGCCACATCACTGTTGTGGTTTCAGATAACTAGGAGATTAACTAATGGGACAAAAAGTACACCCTACTGGTATTCGCCTAGGTATCTCAAAACCTTGGGTATCTACTTGGTACGCGAATACAAAAGACTACTCTGAGACGCTATTTGGCGATCACAAAGTTCGCGCTTTCCTTACAAAGGAATTAAAAGCAGCTTCTGTGTCTAAAATCGTTATTGAACGTCCAGCGAAATCAATCCGTGTAACAATCCACACAGCTCGTCCTGGTGTTGTTATCGGTAAAAAAGGCGAAGACGTTGAAAAGCTACGTCAAGAAGTGACTAAACTTGCAGGTGTTCCGGCTCAGATCAATATTTCTGAAGTTCGTAAGCCTGAGTTAGATGCACAACTTGTAGCTGACAGCATCTCTTCACAGCTTGAGCGCCGTGTTATGTTCCGTCGTGCTATGAAGCGCGCGGTACAAAATGCAATGCGTCTAGGCGCTAAAGGTATTAAGGTTGAAGTTAGCGGTCGTTTAGGCGGCGCTGAAATCGCACGTTCTGAGTGGTACCGTGAAGGTCGTGTACCTCTACACACTCTACGTGCTGATATCGATTACGCAACTTCAGAAGCTTTAACTACTTACGGCATCATCGGTGTTAAAGTTTGGATCTTCAAAGGCGAAGTTATCGGTGGTCTTCCACTGAAACAAGAAGCTGAGAAGCCAGCTAAGCGTGCACCGAAAAAAGCTCGTAAAGCTAAGTAAGGGGTAGCGATCAATGTTACAGCCAAAACGTACAAAATTCCGTAAAATGCACAAAGGCCGCAACCGCGGTTTAGCGCAAAACGGTAACAAAGTTAGCTTCGGCTCATTCGGCCTTAAAGCGACTGGCCGTGGCCGTATGACTGCTCGTCAAATCGAAGCAGCTCGTCGTGCTATGACTCGTCACATCAAGCGTCAAGGTAAAATCTGGATCCGTGTGTTCCCAGATAAGCCAATTACAAACAAGCCGCTTGAAGTTCGTATGGGTAAAGGTAAAGGTAGCGTAGAATACTGGGTTGCTGAAATTCAGCCTGGTAAAGTACTTTACGAAATGGAAGGTGTTTCTGAAGAGCTTGCTCGTGAAGCATTTGACCTTGCAGCTCGTAAACTACCATTCAAGACAACATTCGTAACTCGGACGGTAATGTAATGAAAGCTAGCGAATTAAAAGACAAGAGCGTAGAAGAGCTAAACACTGAACTTCTAGAGCTTCTTCGTGAGCAGTTTAACCTGCGCATGCAAGCGAGCACTGGTCAGCTAGCTCAGTCTCATTTACTACGTAAAGTACGTCGCGATATCGCGCGTGTTAAAACGGTTATCAACCAGAAGGCAGGTGCATAATGAGCGATAAAATCCGTACTCTACAAGGTCGCGTAGTTAGTGACAAGATGGACAAGTCTATCGTTGTTGCTATTGAACGTCAGGTGAAGCACCCAATCTATGGTAAATTCATCAAGCGTACTACTAAGCTACACGCACATGATGAGAACAACACTGCTAAAGTAGGCAACACAGTTACTATTCGTGAGTGTGCTCCTATTTCTAAGAACAAATCTTGGACTTTAGTTGACGTTGTTTCTGCTTAATTTTTATTAATTAAGCGAACGCTAAAAACCCCGGCCTCGGCTGGGGTTTTTTACGTTTAAAGTAAAATTAATTTGATAACAGGTGAAGCACCACTCTTAAAACCGAGCGTTTAATTTATTTAGCATACTAGAAAGCTACATACATATAATGAGAAGGCTACTTCTAGAAGTTGCACCTGAGAGTGTTAAATATTAACTAGTATTGTGGGTAAGTTTGTGACAACAATTACTGCTTACTGCTTACTGCTTACTGCTTACTGCTTACTGCTTACTGCTTACTGCTTACTGCTTACTGCTTACTGCTTACTGCTTACTGCTTACTGCTTACTTACGATTTCTTACATTGTTTAGACTTTGTTCGCTGAACTTTATACTTTCGCTAGACTCCTAACATATTAATAATAAATAAATTTTTAAGGTATTGCTGTGCGTTCAAAGCAAATGGCATTGCTAGCGTCTATTACCGTGCACTTTGTTCTTGGCTACTTGCTGGTAACTCAAACATTCAAACAACCAAGTTCAAAGCAGGAAGCTTCTCTTAAAACCTACATCATACCTGTCGCGCAGCAGCGAAAAATTCTGGCTGAAATGAGGAAATCAAAAACTAAGGAAGAGTCTGATCATAAACAAGATAAAGCATCTGAAAACATCATCAAAAATACAGTCGTAGAAAAGGTGAAAAAAGTTGCTGAAGTTAAAGAAACACCAATATTAAGACGAACTGAAAAAGTCTTGGAAAGCGTTCCTAAAACTCAGAAAAAAGCTCCTGAAATCACATCTAAAGCGATTAAGTTCAATCGTTATAAGAGTTTTGAGAGTATAATTAAAAAAGAACAGCAAGCTTATTTTAAATCGCAACAATTCAATAATCAGATAAGCCAACGGAAAGTCAAAATTAAGCCGTCGCAAAAATATCAAGAGCTAGTAAATGGCCAAGCTGAAGTTGTTGCTGGCAGAGTAACCTCACCACGTAAGACGATAAAATATAAAGGTAAGTGTTATCTTGTTGATAGCAGTTCTGAAATGGGCAGTATGGATATGCCGTCATCATCGGGTTTTCCCTGCCCTGGAGAAAAGTCAGATAATGAAATTTTGCTGAAAAATTCGTTGGATAAGTATTTAAAGAAAAGATAGAAGGGACTCTAGTGAAATACTGTGTGATTTTTTTCGCATTACTAATAAGTGTCGGGTGTTCATCTGGCTTGCATCAGCGTGACATCAGAGAGTGTCGAGAAAATGCGTTTCAAAACCAAACTTTGCCTATGGCTGTGATAGAGGCGCAATATAATGATTGTCTAAGCGAGAAAAAAGAAATACAGGCAGCAGAGCGGCAAATGACGCTAATGGAAAATGTATTTGAGATCATGCTAGATATCTTTGGTGTAAAAGAGTCTGATTAGTTTTTGCCGAAAACGCATTTTAATTTTTAAGACCGCTTTAATTATCTAGAACAATAAATTTTAGCCTTTACTCATTAATCACTTACCTTCTCCGACGACTAAATATATTTCTCGGCCCTTAAGTTTATCCGGATAGAATGGGTATGTCTGATTGCAGGATATTTACTTAACCTGAACTAGGGTTAAGAAGTTAACTGTACATATGAAAGA
This genomic window contains:
- the rplW gene encoding 50S ribosomal protein L23 — protein: MISEERLLKVLRAPHISEKSTINAEANNTIVFKVAKDATKAEIKAAVEKLFEVEVTGVRSLVVKGKKKRTGMRFGQRSDWKKAYVTLKEGSELDFVGGAE
- the rplC gene encoding 50S ribosomal protein L3; the protein is MALGLVGRKVGMTRIFTEDGVSIPVTVIEATPNRVTQVKSEATDGYNALQVTAGEKKASRVNKPEAGHFAKAGVEAGRGLWEFRLSGDEGDFEVGNEITVEVFNDVKKVDVTGTSKGKGFQGGVKRWNFSMQDATHGNSLSHRAPGSIGQNQSPGKVFKGKKMAGHMGAERVTTQNLEVVRVDAERGLLLVKGAVPGAVNGDVIVKPAVKA
- the rplP gene encoding 50S ribosomal protein L16, giving the protein MLQPKRTKFRKMHKGRNRGLAQNGNKVSFGSFGLKATGRGRMTARQIEAARRAMTRHIKRQGKIWIRVFPDKPITNKPLEVRMGKGKGSVEYWVAEIQPGKVLYEMEGVSEELAREAFDLAARKLPFKTTFVTRTVM
- the rplV gene encoding 50S ribosomal protein L22; protein product: MEALAKHKFASGSAQKARLVADQVRGLPVDRALEILAYSPKSAAVLVKKVLESAIANAEHNEGADIDELKVAKVFVDEGPTMKRIRPRAKGRADRILKRTSHITVVVSDN
- the rpsS gene encoding 30S ribosomal protein S19, producing MPRSLKKGPFIDLHLLKKVEKALESGDKKPIKTWSRRSMIIPNMIGLTIAVHNGRQHVPVFVSDEMIGHKLGEFAPTRTYRGHAADKKAKKR
- a CDS encoding TonB-dependent receptor plug domain-containing protein, yielding MNTFKKSALKIAMTSALFSGVSFTASAAEENPSVQEIERVEVTGSRIRSAEALSSSPIQVLSGEDIQKSGVINLQDLLLENPAFGSPAISRTNSNFSTSGGGLATVDLRNLGTNRTLVLVNGRRHVAGRAGSTDVDLNVIPTQFIERVEVLTGGASSVYGSDAVAGVVNFVLKKEYEGIEFDGQYGESAEGDDTSSQFSVTAGTSSSDGKGNVMFHLGYSDQGGVFSRDRDRSAVDQLANIYFDPENPSAIFEPNRPFFSSFPPQGRFDAGDTRYTYNANNQLQAGFSTNGNGTIGPDGFNRSNYRTIAIPTERFLFASKGHYELSDQHKFFFEGTYAATESDTELEPFPFASDDIYANGRVPVEFMVNDQLLRSAYIPDEIYNSATDTDGDGMKDIFFAKRLLDIGNRGYVAERDTFRFTLGMEGEIFNDWFYDFHYTYGKTKDNQVSGGLVNVQNFRYALESVMDSQDIDGDGITDEAICLDATARSFNCAPINIYGFNSIDAAAGAYVSAPSMRSASITQKIVGGNVSGELFELPAGYVAMAAGFEYREEESSAQFDALQQAGLNAGNAIPATFGEFDVLEFYAEFEVPILESLNFKGAVRSSDYSTVGGTMSWNAGFNWQPIDSLRFRVIQAQSTRAPNINELFSPPSQDFPSGLIDPCVGVTAGQSDALGQNCLANPGVAANVAANGSFTLNQSDIQGVSGFNRGNPELKEEVGTSTTVGMVFTPEFVEGLDITLDYFDIEIEDAIVSTPRQFMLDQCYASGNQEFCEFITRRPTAAGNNSAGSLEFIDTAVSNSGGRGTEGVDLTLIYSEELGPGQFRSRLAYTYLLDGWDIPLPGADKDEWAGEVGASEHKASLNLGYNVNDFDFTWRMTYIGSASLDDQWLAGFGFEKESVGIGAEVYHDLQASYYITESVEVFGGINNAFDNEPPAILTGVDGSDTGTETDAGTYDPIGRTFYLGFRAKF
- the rpsC gene encoding 30S ribosomal protein S3 — its product is MGQKVHPTGIRLGISKPWVSTWYANTKDYSETLFGDHKVRAFLTKELKAASVSKIVIERPAKSIRVTIHTARPGVVIGKKGEDVEKLRQEVTKLAGVPAQINISEVRKPELDAQLVADSISSQLERRVMFRRAMKRAVQNAMRLGAKGIKVEVSGRLGGAEIARSEWYREGRVPLHTLRADIDYATSEALTTYGIIGVKVWIFKGEVIGGLPLKQEAEKPAKRAPKKARKAK
- the rpsJ gene encoding 30S ribosomal protein S10, yielding MSNQRIRIRLKAFDHRLIDQSTLEIVETAKRTGAQVRGPIPLPTRKERFTVLVSPHVNKDARDQYEIRTHKRLIDIVEPTDKTVDALMRLDLAAGVDVQISLG
- the rpmC gene encoding 50S ribosomal protein L29, whose protein sequence is MKASELKDKSVEELNTELLELLREQFNLRMQASTGQLAQSHLLRKVRRDIARVKTVINQKAGA
- the rpsQ gene encoding 30S ribosomal protein S17; this translates as MSDKIRTLQGRVVSDKMDKSIVVAIERQVKHPIYGKFIKRTTKLHAHDENNTAKVGNTVTIRECAPISKNKSWTLVDVVSA
- the rplB gene encoding 50S ribosomal protein L2, which gives rise to MALQKCKPTSAGRRHVVKVVNPDLHKGKPYAPLLEKNSKSGGRNNNGRITVRHIGGGHKHHYRVIDFKRTKDGIPAKVERLEYDPNRSANIALVLYADGERRYIIAPKGLKAGDSIQSGVDAPIKTGNTLPMRNMPVGSTVHNVELKPGKGAQIARSAGAYVQILAREGQYVTLRLRSGEMRKVEADCRATLGEVGNAEHMLRSLGKAGANRWRGVRPTVRGVAMNPVDHPHGGGEGRTSGGRHPVSPWGKPTKGAKTRKNKRTDKFIVRRRTK
- the rplD gene encoding 50S ribosomal protein L4, translated to MELTLKDASGALEVSEATFGREFNEALVHQVVVAYAAGARQGTKAQKTRSEVSGGGKKPFRQKGTGRARAGTIRSPIWRSGGVSFAAKPQDHSQKVNRKMYRGAIQSILSELVRQERLVVVENFGLEAPKTKELVSKLKELELKDVLIVTEEVDENLFLSARNLYKVDVRDVAGIDPVSLIAFDKVLITAAAVKQLEEALA